Within Streptomyces sp. NBC_00704, the genomic segment CATCGTCCGGGAGGCGGAGGCCCGGTCGGCCTCCGCCTCCTGAGAACCGGCGGCCCCGAAGGGCCTCGCTGCCGGGCCTCGCCCGCGCGGGACGCGGGGCCCGCGGGGGACCTGGGGGGCGTGGGGCGTCAGCCGCGCAGGTCGCGCAGGGTCGCCCGGGTGTCCGCCTTCAGGTAGCCGGAGACCTCGGCGAGCGTCGGCGGATCGGTGTCGGTGTCGTACGAGGTGTAGTAGGCGCTGTAGCTCATCGTGTACGTGACCCAGCCGTCCCGGACGGCGAGCGTCGCGTACACCGAGCCGCTCTTCGACCCGGAGGTGGTGTCCTCGCTGACGAGGTAGGCCTCGTCGCCGATGCCGGTGACGCTCTCCACGTCGTAACCCTTGTGACTGTCGCCGTAGTTCTTCCACGCGGCGGTGAACTCGGGCCCGGGGTCGGTCTTCTTGTGCAGGTCGAGCTGGGTGTAGAGGTAGGCGTCCGAGTAGCTCGAACCGGACTTCTTCAGGCTGATGTTGCACAGGCCCTCGTCGAGGGCCTCGTCCTTGATGCCGTTGTGGGTCGGGGCGCTGTCCTCGGCCGTGTACTCCCCCTTGAAGGACGAGTAGTCGGTGGACGTGCACAGGTTCACCGGCGCGGTGTAGCCGCGCAGGTCCGCGTCGGCCCCGGCCCCGGTCAGGAAGACCCCGGCCGCCCACGCGGCCGACGCCGCCACCGCCCCGACCACGGCCCACAGGACCGCCCGTCCGGCGCCGCCGCCGCTCCCCGTGGGCGGCGGACCGACGACGGGGTACGGGCCCGGCTGGGCGTAGGGGTTGCCCGGCTGCGGATGGACGGGATGGCCGACCAGCGTGGGCTGCGCGTAGATGCTCTGCGGACCGGTCTGGGCCGCTTGCGCCGCCGGCGGGAAGCCCATCGGCCCGCCGGGGGCCGGCGACTGCGGATTCGGATACGGGTACGCGCTCGGCTGGGCCGGCGCCCCGGACGGCTGCTCCGGCTGCTGCGGAGACTGAGGCGGCGTGGACATGACGTGAAGATAAGGCAGATATGGCGGTCAAGTCCGCCGCCGTCACGGATCGTTACTCTCTGCGGACATCTGCGGTAAACCTCGAAGAGGCCGGATTCCTCACCCCACCCATCCCGTCCCCGCCTCCCCCGCCTCTCCCGCCTCCCCCCTCTCCCGCCTCCCCCCTCTCCCGCCTCTCCGCCTCTCCCGCCTTCCGAGACATGCCCGCACCACGCGCCACGCCGGCGCCACGCCCCTCCGGGGGCGACGGGACCGCCGTCTTCCGCCGTCCCGGCCGACGCCTGTGCTACAGTGCGATTGGCACGTGTGTACGCCCCGCTGGGCGCCAGTGCCGTTCTCTCTCCAACCGCCGTCCCCCACCCGCCGTCTCCGGCCGGTGCAGCGGCTTTCCCGCACCACCGTCCACGGCTCGCTCTGCTCCGCCGTGCCGCGGTGCCGTTCCCGCCGCCCGAGGCGCGCTGTGCGCCCTCCCCTCGCGGCCGCTCCCCCCTCTTCGCATGCCTCATGCCTCATGTTTTTCCGTCCGTGAAAGGACCCACCGACCATGACCACCACTCTCGAACACCCCCCGGTCCAGCAGTCCCCGGCCCGGACCGCCCTCGGCGTCCTCGACGTCGACGGGAGCGGCAAGGGACGGCTGCGCGCCGCCGACTGCCTGCCCACACCGGACGACCTCCAGGTCCCGGCCGCGCTGATCCGCCGTCACGGCCTGCGCAAGGGCGACCTCGTCGAAGGGATGCGCGGCGCCCAGCGCACCCTGACCGAGGTCACCCGCGTCGACGGCCGCGCCCCCGACGGCCTGCACGGCCGCCGCCATTTCCGCGACCTGACCCCCCTTCACCCCCATGAGCGTCTCCGGCTCGAACACCGCGCGTCGGGTCTCGCCGGACGGGTCGCGGACCTCCTCACGCCCGTCGGCAAGGGGCAGCGCGGCCTGATCGTCGCGCCGCCCAGGACGGGCAAGACCGTGCTGATCCAGCAGATCGCGGCGGCCGTGGCGGGCAACCACCCGCAGGCCCGGCTGATGGTCGTCCTGCTCGACGAGCGGCCCGAGGAGGTCACCGACATGCGGCGCTCCGTGCGCGGCGAGGTGTACGCCTCGACGTTCGACCGGGCGCCGGGACACCACATCGCCCTCGCCGAACTCGTCGTCGAACGCGCCAAGCGGCTCGTCGAGGCGGGCGAGGACGTCGTGATCCTCCTCGACTCCCTGACCCGGCTGTGCCGGGCCCACAACAACACCGCGGCCGCCGGCGGCCGTACCCTCAGCGGCGGCGTCGACGCGACCGCGCTGACCGGCCCCAAGCGGTTCTTCGGCGCGGCGCGCGCGGCCGAGGAGGGCGGTTCGCTCACGATCCTCGCCACCGCCCTGGTCGAGACGGGCTCCCGCGCCGACGACTTCTACTTCGAGGAGCTGAAGAGCACCGGCAACATGGAGCTGCGCCTCGACCGCGAACCCGCCTCCCGCCGCGTCTTCCCGGCCGTCGACGTCAACGGCTCCGGCACCCGCCGGGAGGAACTCCTCCACTCGCCGGCCGAGGCAGCCGCCGTGCGCGGCCTGCGCCGGGCCCTCCAGACGCGGGACGGCCAGGCGAACCTGGAGACCCTCCTGGAGCGGATGCGCGCGACCCCCGACAACGCGGCCTTCCTGCGCCGCATCCAGCCCACGCTGCCCGCCGCCTAGCCACCCGCCGACCGGACGGCCTTCGCGGCGCCACGGCCGACCGGCAGGTGCCGGACACGGCTCGCAAGAAGAGGTGGGGGCAGCGGTGTGCGGCCGGAGGGCTGCGATTCGCGCGGCGTGCGGCATCCGGGTGCTCGCGCGGGCCCGTCCGGCACGGGCAGCGCGGGGAAGCCGTCCCGGGTTCCTACGTTGATCATATGACGATCGGATTCTCTTCTCGGGCCGCATCGACGGTCTGCGCGGTCTGCGTGACCGGCGTCCTCGCCCTCGGGTCCGCGGCGGCCGCCGCCCCGGCCGCCGCGGACCCGGCGCACCCCGGCGCGCCGGGCGAAGCCGGCTCCCCGGGCGCGGCGATCCCCCGGCCGGCGCTGCTGTACCGCTCCGGCACCCAGGTCAGACCGCGCCGCGGCGCGCCCGAGGTCCCGGACGTCTCCGCCCTGTCGTGGCTGGTGTCCGACGCGGGGACCGGCGAGGTGCTCGCCGCGTCGAACGCGCACCGGGCGCTGCCCCCCGCCAGCACGCTGAAGACCCTCTTCGCCCTGACGGTGCTGCCGGTGCTGCCCGGCGAGCTCCAGCACCGGGTGAGCGCGGAGGAGCTGATGGGCATCGGGCCCGGCAGCAGCCTCGTCGGTGTCGCCGAGGGGCACACCTACCGGATCTCCGACCTGTGGCGAGGCGTGTTCCTCAACTCCGGCAACGACGCCGTGCACGTCCTGGCCTCCCTCAGCGGCGGCTGGGACGCCACCGCCGGCCGGATGCAGGCCAAGGCACGGTCCCTGGGCGCGCTGGACACCCAGGTGCGCTCCCCCGACGGCTACGACACCCCCGGCCAGGTGTCCTCCGCCTACGACCTGGCGGTGTTCGGACGGGAGGGACTGCGCAACCCGGACTTCGCGCGCTACTGCGCCACCGCCGAGGCGCAGTTCCCCGGCGACGGAGACGGGACCTACGGCATCGCCAACACCAACCGGCTGCTCACCGGAGCGGACGGCGTCGAAGCGTATCCGGGACTGATCGGCGTCAAGAACGGCTACACCAGCAATGCCGGCAACACCCTGGTCGCCGCGGCCCACAGGGGCGGACGCACCCTCGTCGTGACGGTGATGAACCCTCAGGCGGGCGGCGGCTTCACGGTCTACGAGGAGGCGCGCAAGCTGCTGGACTGGGGTTTCGCGGCAGCCGGCCACGTCGATCCGGTGGGCTCGCTCGACGCGCTGCGAGCACGCCCGCGCCCTCACCCCCGGTCCGGACCCGCAGCGGCGTCCGCGCCGCCGCCGGCGCCCGGACACGGGCCGTCCATCCGCTCGACGGCCTCCCCCGCGCCGCCGGACCGCTCAGTCCCGCCGACGCGCCTCGCCCCAGCCGCCGCCGCCGCCGCGAGCGCGGCCACGCTCCGGGCCGACGTCGGCGGGGACGGCGACGGCTGGTCCGAGGCGGGGCTCGTCGTGGGCGCCGCCGCGCTCGGCGGGGCCGCCATGGCCCTGGTGCTGCGGCTCACGAGCCGAGGAAACAGCGGGAGATGACCGGCGGAGCGACCGTCCACCGACCAGCGGACCAACCGGATGCAGCGCCTCGTCCCGCGCGCGCGGGAGGCCGTGCTGCCGGCGACCACGCACAAGGCCCTGATGCGGCGCACCACGGTGTTGCTCCCGCTGCTGACCGAGTTCCCGGGCAGCGGGGACCGGTCCACGAGGACCGGCCCGGCCGGGCCTGACTCAGAACACCGACAGGCCGGTGAGCGTGGTGAACCGGTCCAGGGCGGTCACTCCCGCCACCGAGTTGCCGCGTTCGTCCAGACCCGGGCTCCACACGCACAGCGTGCAGTGGCCGGGCACGACGGCGATGACGCCGCCGCCGACGCCGCTCTTGCCGGGCAGGCCGACCCGGTAGGCGAAGTCGCCGGCCGCGTCGTAGGTGCCGCACGTCAGCATCACCGCGTTGACCTGCTTGGCCTGGCTGCGGGTGAGGAGCCGGCTGCCGTCCGCGCGGATGCCGTGGCGGGCGAGGAACCCGGTCGCCAGGGCGAGATCGGCGCAGGAGGCGGTCAGCGAGCACTGGCGGAAGTACTGGTCGAGAAGGACCGGCACGCGGTTGTCAATGTTGCCGTAGGACGCCATGAAGTGGGCGAGGGCGGCGTTGCGGTCGCCGTGCGCGGCCTCGGAGGCGGCGACGTCCTCGTCGAAGTCCAGCGCGGGGTTGCCGCTCTCGGCGCGCAGGAAGCCGAGCAGTTCCCCCGCCGCGTCCCCGGTACGGGTGAGGAGCCGGTCGGTGACGACCAGCGCGCCCGCGTTGATGAAGGGGTTGCGCGGGATGCCCTGCTCGTATTCCAGCTGCACCAGGGAGTTGAAGGGGTTGCCCGAGGGCTCGCGGCCCACGTGCTCCCAGAGCTCGTCGCCCTCGCGGGCCAGGTCGAGGGCGAGGGTGAAGACCTTGGTGATCGACTGGGTGGAGAACGGCTCCCGCCAGTCCCCGACCCCGTACACCGTGCCGTCCAGCTCGGCGACGGCCATGCCGAAGCTGCGCGGGTCGCGGACCGCGAGAGCGGGGATGTAGTCGGCGGGCCGGCCGCGCCCCGGGGTGCGCTCCATCTCCTCGGCGATGCGTTCCAGGACCGGCTGGAAGACGGGGGACGACGTCGGTGTCATGATCGCCATTCTGCCTCCGTGCCAATCCTGACGCTTCCGCCGCCGCTGGTCGGCGGCGTTCGAGCAGGGTCGAAGGGGATGGGGAACGGGCCCGACGGGGTCACGGGGGTCACGAGGGTCACGAGGGTCACGAGGGTCACGGGGGTCACGCCAAGGGTGAGCCGCTGCCGGCGAGGACTTCCGGACGAAGCAGGGCGGCCAGGCGGTCGGCGGGGAGGAGACCCTTGTCGAGGACGAGTTCGGCGACGCCGCGGCCGGTGGCGAGCGCCTCCTTGGCGATGTCGGTGGCCACGGTGTAACCGATGTGCGGGTTGAGGGCGGTGACCAGGCCGATGGAGTTCTCCACACTCGCCCGCAGTGCCTCGGTGTTGGCGGTGATGCCGTCGACGCAGCGCTCGGCGAGCGTGAGGCAGGCGGCGCGCAGATGGGTGATGGACTCCGACAGGGAGTGCAGGATGATCGGCTCGAAGGCGTTCAGCTGGAGCTGTCCGGCCTCGGCGGCCATGGTGATGGTGACGTCGTTGCCGATCACCTCGAAGGCGACCTGGTTGACGACCTCGGGGATCACCGGGTTGACCTTGCCGGGCATGATGGACGAACCGGCCTGGACCGGCGGCAGGTTGATCTCGCCCAGTCCCGCCCGTGGCCCCGACGACAGCAGCCGCAGGTCGTTGCAGCTCTTCGACAGCTTGACCGCGACCCGCTTGAGCACGCCGGACATCTGGACGAACGCGCCGCAGTCCTGGGTGGCCTCGACCAGGTTGGCGGCCGTGACCAGCGGCAGACCCGTGATCGCGGCGAGATGGCGGCGGGCGGACTCGGCGTATCCGGCGGGGGCGTTGAGGCCGGTGCCGATGGCCGTGGCGCCCAGGTTGATCTCATGGATCAACTGGACGGCCTCGTCAAGTCGGTTGCGGTCCTCGTCAATCATGACGGCATAGGCCGAGAACTCCTGACCGAGCGTCATGGGCACCGCGTCCTGCAACTGTGTACGGCCCATCTTGAGCACGTGGCGGAACTCGACGGCCTTGCGGGCGAAGGAGTCCTGCAGCACGGCCATCGCCTTGAGCAGCCCGCGCACCGCGAAGACCGTCGCGATCTTGACGGCGGTCGGGTAGACGTCATTGGTGGACTGGCCGAGGTTGACGTCCTCGTTCGGGTGCAGATGACCGTAGTGGCCCTTGCCGTGTCCGAGCAGCTCCAGTGCCCGGTTGGCGATCACCTCGTTGGCGTTCATGTTGGTCGACGTGCCCGCGCCGCCCTGGACGACGTCGACGACGAACTGCTCGTGCAGCTTCCCGGCCCGGATCTCCCGGCACGCGGCCACGATCGCGGCGGCCTTCTCGGGGGCCAGCAGACCGAGCTCCTCGTTGGCCAGGGCCGCGGCCTCCTTGACCGCGGCGAGCGCGTCGATGAGGTGCGGGTAGGCCGAGATCGGCATCCCGGTGATCGGGAAGTTCTCCGTGGCGCGCAGGGTGTGGACACCCCAGTACGCGTCGGCGGGAACGTCCCGGTCGCCGAGGAGGTCGTGTTCGCTGCGGGTGGCGGCGGAGGCGGTCATGAGGGTGCGGCCTCTTTCTGAGGGCGGGGTGGCGAGGTGAGGGGCAGTGCGGGACGGGGAGAGTGCGAGGGGGCGGCCGGCTCGGGCGGTACGGGATGGCGTCCGCCCGAGCCGGTCGCGCACCGGCCCGGTGGTGACCGGGACGGCGGTTCGGGGGCCGGGCACACGGCCCGGCCGGGGTGGGTGCCCGGCCGGGCGGGCCGGGTCCGCCGGTGGCCACCGCGCACACCCGGTGGCCACCGGAGCCGTCAGGCGCAGGCCCGCACGGTGACCGGGTCCAGCGCGCGCACCGGGCGGACGCAGCCGACCGGGACGCCGCCGCCGAGGAGCGGCTGGCCGGCGAACGCGGTGAGCCGGGCGGGGTCGACGCCGGCCCGGGCGAGGGCCGCGGCGGTGACCGGCACCCGGGCCCGGTCGGCGCCGTCGGAGATCTTGACGGCGACGGACCGGCCGTCCGGGAGGGCGGCGACCTGGACGCCCTCGAAGCCGTCCTTGGTCAGCAGTCCGGGCACGGCACGCATCAGGGCGGCCACGTCGCGGCCTGAGCCGGAGGCCATCTCGGCGTGCTCGCGCATGGCGTCGGCGACCCGCGCCTCGGGGGTGCCGGGCGCCGCCGCGGTGATGCGGGCGGCGGCCCGGGCGAGGCCGTGCAGGGAGACGGAGAACAGCGGGGCGCCGCAGCCGTCGACGGTGACCCGGGCGATCCGCTGCCCGGTGAGGTCCTCGACGATCTCGGCGATCGCCTGTTGCAGGGGGTGCGCCGGATCCAGGTAGCCGTCGAGGGACCAGCCGTTGAGCGCACAGGTGTAGAGCATCGCGGCGTGCTTGCCGGAGCAGTTCTGCGCGAGGCGGGAGGGCGCGCGGCCCGCTCGGATCCAGGCGTCGCGGACCGGTGCCCCGTAGGGCATGTCCTCGACGTTGCGCAGGTGCGTCTCGTCGACGCCGGCGAGTTCCAGGATCCGCCGGGCCCCGGCGAGGTGGCGTTCCTCGCCGGAGTGGCTGGCGGCGGCGAGCGAGAGCAGCTCGCCGTCGAGCGGCAGCCCGGCCCGGACCATGGCGACCGCCTGGACCGGCTTGAGCGCCGAGCGCGGGTACATGGCGGCCTCGATGTCGCCCAGCTGGAGCTCGACGGTACCGGCCGCGCCGAGGACGACGACGGAGCCGTGGTGGACGCCCTCGGTCACCCCGCCGCGGACGAGGTGGGCGACGGGTGCGTGGAGGGGTTCGCGGATCGCGGGTGCCTCGGCGAGGGAACTGCTGAACATCACTGCCTGATCACTTGTGGGTGGGCGTGGGCCGGCGCAGGGGTCACGCGTCGGCCTTGGACGAGGTGCGCGCGAGACTGCGGCGGACGGCGTACCAGCCCGCCACGAGCGCGGCGACGATCAGCGGCAGGCACAGCACGGTGGTGCGTCCGGCGCCGCCGTCGGCGTACATGAGGGCCAGGACCGAGACGAGGAAGAACAGCGTCACGAGTTCGGTCCAGGGGGAGCCCGGGAGTTGGTAGCCCGGGCGGGTCAGCTCGCCCTTCTGGGTCTTCTGCCAGAAGAGGAGGTGGCAGACCATGATCATGCCCCAGGTGGAGAGGATGCCGATCGCCGCGAAGTTCAGGACGATCTCGAAGGCGTCGGCCGGGACGACGAAGTTCAGGGCGACGCCGAGGACACAGATACCGCTGGTGAGCAGGATGCCGCCGTACGGGACCTGGCTGCGGCTCATCACCGAGGTGAACTTCGGGGCGGAGCCGGACATCGCCATGGAGCGCAGGATGCGGCCGGTGGAGTACAGGCCGGAGTTGAGCGAGGACATGGCCGCGGTGAGCACGACGAGGTTCATGACCCCGCCCGCGGCCGGTATGCCGACGTTGGACAGGACCGTCACGAAGGGGCTCTCGCCGGAGGTGTACTTGTTCCACGGCAGCAGCATCGACAGCAGGACCACCGAGCCGACGTAGAACAGGCCCACGCGCCACATGATCGAGTTGATCGCCTTCGGCATGATCTTCTCGGGGTTCCGGGTCTCGCCGGCGGCGACGCCGACCAGTTCGACGGAGGCGTACGCGAAGACGACGCCCTGGATGATCAGCAGCATGGGCAGCAGGCCGTTGGGGAAGACGCCGCCGTTGTCGGTGATGAGCGAGGGGCCGGGGGTGGCGCCGTCGACCGGGTGCCGGGTGACCAGCAGGAAGATGCCGATGCACATGAAGACCACGAGCGCGCTGACCTTGACGATGGCGAACCAGAACTCCAGTTCGCCGAAGATCTTCACCGAGATGAGGTTCACGGTGAGGACCACGGCCAGGGCGATCAGGGCGATCACCCACTGGGGTATGTCGGAGAACATGCCCCAGTAGTGGGTGTAGGTGGCGACCGCCGTGATGTCGGCGATGCCGGTGGTGGCCCAGTTCAGGAAGTACATCCAGCCGGCCGTGTACGCGCCCTTCTCGCCCATGAACTCGCGGGCGTAGGACACGAAGGCCCCGGAGGAGGGCCGGTACAGGACGAGTTCGCCGAGGGCGCGCACGACCAGGAAGGCGAAGACGCCGCACACGGCGTAGGCGATGAAGAGGGAGGGGCCGGCGTCGGCGAGCCGGCCGCCCGCGCCGAGGAAGAGGCCGGTGCCGATGGCGCCGCCGATGGCGATCATGTTGACGTGCCGGGATTTCAGCGACTTGCTGTAGCCGGCGTCTCCGGCGTCCACGTGCGGGGTCGAGGGGCGCGTCTCGTCTTTGAGGTGCTGTTCGCTCACGCCTCGGGTCCGCCTTCCAGGGGGGTGTCCGCGCGCGGGGCGCGCAGGATGTCGGTGAGGGTGGTCTCGACGCGGTCGAGGTGGTGGCTCATGGCCTCCACGGCGTCGGATTCGCAACCGTCGATCAGGGCCTCGACGATCGCCCGGTGCTCGCGGTTGGACTGCTCGCGCCGGTCGCCCAGCTCGTTGAGGAAGGCCGACTGACGCGCCAGTGCGTCGCGGATCTCCTCGATGACCCGGCGGAAGACCGGGTTCTGGGCGGCTTCCGCGACAGCCAGGTGGAAGAGGGTGTCCATCGCGACCCACGCGGTGGTGTCCGTCTCGCGCTCCATGCGGTCCAGCAGGTGGGCGAGGTGGTCCAGGTTCTCCGGGGTGCGGCGCAGGGCCGCGTACCCGGCGACCGGGATCTCGACGTGACGGCGCACTTCGAGCAGGTCGCTGGCCGCGTAGTCGCCGAAGGTGGGGTCCTCGACGGTGTTCGCGATGACGAAGGTTCCCTTGCCCGTCTTGGCGACGGTCAGGCCCATCGTCTGCAGCGCCCGCAGGGCCTCGCGCAGGACGGGCCGGGACACCTCCAGGGTGCGGCACAGCTCCGCCTCGGAGGGGAGCTTGTCGCCGATGGCGTACTCGCCGCGCTCGATGGCGCCGCGGAGGTGGGTGAGGACCGCTTCCATGGCGCTGACGCGCCTCGGGGCCCGACCACCTGTCTGGCTGTCTGACAGGTTCACGGGAGTGATACTCCGGGGGGCCCGAGGCCCCTGTCAAGACGGATGAAAGAACAGATTCAGGGGGCGGGCGCCTGAATGGCGACTTCCCGCCCCCTGAGGGCCGCCCGGTCAGCTTTCGAGGACCCCGGAGGCCAGCAGGCCGAACAGCGCCACACCGACGACGATGCGGTAGACGACGAACGCGTTGAACGAGTGCTTGGCGACGAACTTCAGCAGCCAGGCGATCGAGGCGTAGGCGACGACGAAGGACACGGCCGTGCCGACGGCCAGGGGCGCCGCCCCCGCGCCGGTGCCCAGCGCGTCCTTCAGCTCGTAGATCCCGGCGCCGGTCAGGGCGGGGATGCCGAGGAAGAACGACAGCCGGGTGGCGGCGACCCGGTCCAGGTCGAGGATGAGCGCGGTGGACATCGTGGCGCCGGAGCGGGAGAAGCCGGGGAAGAGCAGCGCGAGGATCTGCGAACTGCCGACCAGCATCGCGTCCTTGCACGAGGTGTCGTCCTCGCCGCGCTTGTGCCGGCCCATCTGGTCGGCCGCCCACATCACACCGCTGCCGACGATCAGCGAGCCGGCCACCACCCACAGCGAGGCCAGCGGGCCCTCGATGAGGGGTTTGGCGGCCAGCCCCACGACGACGATCGGGATCGTCGCGTAGATCACCCACCAGGCGAACTTGTAGTCGTGGTGGTACCGCTCCTCGCGGTCGCGCAGTCCCCGGAACCAGGCCGACACGATCCGCACGATGTCCTTGCGGAAGTACACGAGCACCGCGGCGATCGCGCCGACCTGGATGACGGCGGAGAAGCCGACGACGGCGTCGTCGTCGACCGGGATGTTCATCAGGCCTTCGGTGATCTTCAGATGGCCGGTCGAGGAGACGGGGAGGAACTCGGTCACTCCCTCGACGGCTCCGAGGACGACGGCTTGGCCGACGGAGATGGCGCTCATGGAATCCAGTTCTGAGAAGACGAATCGGTCGACAGCGGTGCGGGGCCGCCGTCCGGATCACCTCGCGGACGCGGGGGCGGCAGCGACGAGCCGCCGCCTGCGCCCTGCGAGCCGATCCACACGACAGGCCTGGACGGTCCGGTGTCGTGCACAGTCCTACCAGGCCCGCATCTGATCGGACGCGGGTTCGATCCTCTACGGCCACACCCACTGGCCGAGCGCGACCCCCGCGGACGCCGCCCCCAGTCCCGCCACCACGCTCGCCACGGCGTTGGCGGCCGCGTAGAGGCCGGCCCCGGTCTCGGTCAGGCGCAGCGTCTCGTAGGAGAACGTGGAGTACGTGGTCAGCGCCCCGCACAGGCCCGTGCCCAGGAACAACCGCAGGTCGGGGGCGACACCGACGGCGCCGGTCAGCGTGCCGAGGATCAGGCAGCCGGTGACGTTCACGACGAAGGTGCCCCAGGGGAAGACCGAGTCGTGGCGGGACTGCACGGCGCGGTCGGTCAGGTACCGCAACGGGGCGCCGATCGCCCCGCCCAGGACGACGAGCAGCCAGTTCACAACCAGTTCTTACCCTTCGTGCCCGGTTCGTCCGGGTTCCCGCCGCGCCCGGCGTACCTGATCACCTCGCACGGATCGAGGGTGACGATGCCCTCCGTGACCAGTTCGTCGAGCTGGGGCAGGAAGGCGCGCACCCGCTCCTCGGTGTCCACCACGACCACCGCCACCGGCAGGTCCTCGCTGAGCGAGAGCAGCCGGGAGGTGTGGATGCGCGAGGACGCGCCGAAGCCCTCGATGCCGCGGAAGACGCTGGCGCCCGCGAGCCCGGCGGCGTGGGCGCGGTGCACGATCTCCGTGTACAGGGGCTTGCGGTGCCAGGTGTCGTTCTCGCCGATGAGGACGGTCAGCCGCAGGGCACTGCCGGTCAGCCTGGTCATCGCTGCCTCCGGGAGAGGACGCGGCGGGTCGCCGTGGCCGCGAGCCACACCGCGAAGAGGGCCGCGCACAGGGTCGCGGCGAGGTAGGTCAGGGCTGTCGCGGGCCGGCCCGCGCCGAGCAGCCCGCGGGCGTCGACGGCGTACGTCGAGAAGGTCGTGAAGCCGCCGAGCACACCGGTGCCGAAGAAGGGCCGCACCAGCCGGTGGGCGCTCAGCGCCTCGGTGACCAGCACCA encodes:
- the crcB gene encoding fluoride efflux transporter CrcB, which translates into the protein MNWLLVVLGGAIGAPLRYLTDRAVQSRHDSVFPWGTFVVNVTGCLILGTLTGAVGVAPDLRLFLGTGLCGALTTYSTFSYETLRLTETGAGLYAAANAVASVVAGLGAASAGVALGQWVWP
- the crcB gene encoding fluoride efflux transporter CrcB — protein: MTAPQAGRLRTGVPRGPRASGQLPVVAVVAAGGGLGAAARYAAALWWPARTGGFPWATFWVNVTGCAVIGVFLVLVTEALSAHRLVRPFFGTGVLGGFTTFSTYAVDARGLLGAGRPATALTYLAATLCAALFAVWLAATATRRVLSRRQR
- a CDS encoding DUF190 domain-containing protein, translated to MTRLTGSALRLTVLIGENDTWHRKPLYTEIVHRAHAAGLAGASVFRGIEGFGASSRIHTSRLLSLSEDLPVAVVVVDTEERVRAFLPQLDELVTEGIVTLDPCEVIRYAGRGGNPDEPGTKGKNWL